A DNA window from Loxodonta africana isolate mLoxAfr1 chromosome 7, mLoxAfr1.hap2, whole genome shotgun sequence contains the following coding sequences:
- the LOC100676490 gene encoding olfactory receptor 52E2-like translates to MVDFNSSAFTNPSTFILMGIPGLEDFHIWISIPFCSMHVIALIGNIVILFIIKTVTVLHEPMFYFLSMLVITDLILSTSTLPTMLSIFWFNYHEISFHACLTQMFFIHAFSGVESGLLVAMALDRYVAICNPLRHSSILTNVVVAQIGIVALLRELVLMTPHPFLLRRWPYCQTNVVPHTYCEHMAVVKLACADISVNSLYSLAVIVLILGTDVTCISLSYIHILHTVLSHPSKDARLKTLSTCGSHVCVILTFYIPALFSFLTHRFSRHIPLHTHILVANTYLLVPPALNPIIYGMRTKQIRECVIQLFMTKIS, encoded by the coding sequence ATGGTTGACTTTAATTCCAGTGCATTCACCAATCCCAGTACTTTCATCCTGATGGGCATTCCTGGTCTGGAAGACTTTCACATTTGGATATCCATCCCTTTCTGCTCAATGCATGTTATTGCCCTAATTGGAAACATAGTCATCCTTTTCATCATCAAAACAGTGACTGTTCTCCATGAACCCATGTTCTATTTTCTTTCCATGTTGGTCATCACAGACCTCATCTTGTCAACCTCTACCCTTCCCACGATGTTGAGTATCTTCTGGTTCAATTATCATGAGATCAGCTTCCATGCCTGCCTTACTCAGATGTTTTTCATCCATGCTTTCTCTGGGGTGGAGTCAGGGCTTCTTGTGGCCATGGCACTGGACCGGTATGTGGCAATCTGTAACCCTCTGAGACACTCTTCTATTCTTACAAATGTAGTGGTAGCccaaattggcatagtggcacttctACGGGAGTTAGTTCTGATGACACCACATCCCTTCTTACTAAGGAGGTGGCCATATTGCCAGACCAATGTGGTCCCACACACATACTGTGAGCATATGGCTGTGGTGAAATTGGCTTGTGCTGATATTTCTGTCAATAGTCTTTACAGTTTGGCAGTCATTGTCTTGATTCTTGGGACTGATGTGACATGCATCTCTCTGTCTTATATACATATACTCCATACTGTATTGAGCCACCCTTCTAAAGATGCCAGGTTGAAGACTCTCAGCACTTGTGGATCCCATGTTTGTGTCATCCTCACTTTCTACATCCCTGCTCTTTTCTCATTCCTCACCCACCGTTTTAGTAGGCATATCCCATTGCACACCCACATTTTGGTGGCCAACACATATTTGCTAGTGCCTCCTGCATTGAACCCTATCATTTATGGAATGAGGACTAAGCAGATCCGAGAATGTGTTATACAATTATTCATGACTAAAATCAGCTGA